A genomic window from Ananas comosus cultivar F153 linkage group 22, ASM154086v1, whole genome shotgun sequence includes:
- the LOC109727612 gene encoding uncharacterized protein LOC109727612, whose product MIRKAEADGGEASGSGPPPAGADGEESAAAAAAAVGDLVAALSRRRVYREVTLALRSGLRDAQADFSFLRTRGLRRLLKFLRSSAAAAASDESLRLFRHSQSLPDLQVIPVLFQNTLHPRKENPDVTLNHIFGVEPVKITSPPTDSEVALALRVLEGCCLLHSGSAALAYKYKAVKVLVNILSNRGIPEQEACLDALIALMLESSSNQMDFAECHGVEKIAELIKDEQADEILRLKCGEFLLLLIGNLNGKENSPLANIQEDIRRLLGEKCASLIWAASQFGSTLDAEQRQTALRIQARRVVESLELS is encoded by the exons ATGATCCGGAAGGCGGAGGCAGACGGCGGCGAGGCCTCGGGATCGGGGCCTCCGCCGGCGGGTGCGGACGGGGAggagtcggcggcggcggcggctgcggcggtggGGGATCTGGTGGCGGCGCTGAGCCGGCGGCGGGTCTACCGGGAGGTGACGCTGGCCCTCCGCTCCGGCCTCCGCGACGCCCAGGCGGACTTCTCCTTCCTCCGCACCcgcggcctccgccgcctcctcaagTTCCTCcgctcctccgccgcggccgccgcctccgacgagTCCCTCCGCCTCTTCCGCCACTCCCAGTCCCTCCCCGACCTCCAAG TGATTCCTGTTCTATTTCAGAATACTTTGCATCCGCGCAAAGAGAACCCCGATGTGACTCTGAATCACATATTTGGAGTGGAGCCGGTGAAGATTACTAGTCCTCCGACAGACTCTGAAGTTGCACTTGCTCTTAGAGTTTTAGAAGGTTGTTGTCTTTTACATAGTGGAAGTGCGGCTTTGGCCTACAAATACAAGGCAGTTAAG GTACTTGTGAATATATTATCAAACCGAGGAATACCTGAACAAGAGGCATGCTTGGATGCTCTAATAGCATTAATGTTGGAGTCTTCCTCCAATCAGATG GATTTTGCGGAATGCCATGGGGTTGAAAAAATTGCGGAGCTTATAAAGGACGAGCAAGCAGACGAAATTCTAAG ATTAAAATGCGGTGAGTTCCTTTTGCTACTCATCGGAAATCTAAATGGGAAGGAGAACTCTCCCTTGGCGAACATACAGGAAGATATAAGGCGGCTTCTAGGAGAGAAGTGTGCATCTCTTATTTGGGCCGCGAGCCAGTTTGGTTCAACCCTAGATGCAGAGCAGAGGCAGACGGCCCTTCGCATCCAGGCCCGAAGAGTTGTCGAGTCCTTAGAGCTCTCTTGA